A window of the Streptomyces sp. NBC_00454 genome harbors these coding sequences:
- a CDS encoding SGNH/GDSL hydrolase family protein: MTRLALTLATAAAAALFATALAPRAPAPAAPLSYVALGDSYSAASWVRPWNTDGCGRSEQDYPHQAARRLKLKLTDVTCSAAEVGAGLLGPQSELKGPPSVAPPGGWAAKPAQIRAVSASTDLVTVGAGGNSVGFAEIVETCVKQGLVSFGTGTPCTDHYTRGEAASRLDSRFAALEADFAALLKEIRTRAPRAGVAVVGYPAVVDQAAGCGWGSWNQLGTVTKGDMPWLDTLERRVNTLLRDQARRSGAAYVDTYASSTGHGVCATGEQRWMYGIKDSLTGPGDQSDPPSELCRSIPARGEACTVLHPNLRGATHQADRVTEALAGLGARRG, translated from the coding sequence ATGACACGTCTCGCCCTGACCCTCGCCACCGCCGCCGCGGCGGCCCTCTTCGCCACCGCCCTCGCACCTCGGGCACCGGCCCCGGCGGCACCCCTCTCCTACGTGGCCCTCGGGGACTCGTACAGCGCCGCCTCCTGGGTACGCCCCTGGAACACCGACGGCTGCGGCCGCTCCGAGCAGGACTATCCCCACCAGGCCGCGCGGCGGCTGAAGTTGAAGCTCACCGATGTCACCTGCTCGGCCGCGGAGGTCGGGGCCGGGCTGCTGGGGCCACAGTCCGAGCTCAAGGGGCCGCCGTCCGTGGCCCCTCCGGGCGGCTGGGCCGCCAAGCCTGCCCAGATCAGGGCCGTTTCCGCGAGCACCGATCTCGTCACGGTCGGCGCCGGCGGCAACTCCGTGGGGTTCGCCGAGATCGTCGAGACCTGCGTGAAGCAGGGGCTGGTCTCCTTCGGGACGGGGACCCCGTGCACCGACCACTACACGCGGGGCGAGGCCGCCTCCAGGCTCGATTCCCGGTTCGCCGCACTGGAGGCCGACTTCGCGGCCCTGCTGAAGGAGATCCGCACGCGCGCCCCGCGCGCCGGAGTCGCGGTCGTCGGATACCCGGCCGTCGTGGACCAGGCCGCGGGCTGCGGCTGGGGCTCCTGGAACCAGCTCGGCACGGTCACCAAGGGGGACATGCCCTGGCTCGACACCCTGGAGCGCCGGGTCAACACCCTCCTGCGGGACCAGGCCCGGCGGAGCGGCGCGGCGTACGTGGACACGTACGCCTCCAGCACCGGCCACGGGGTCTGCGCGACGGGTGAACAGCGCTGGATGTACGGGATCAAGGACAGCCTGACCGGACCGGGCGACCAGAGCGACCCGCCCTCCGAGCTCTGCCGATCCATCCCGGCCCGCGGCGAGGCCTGCACCGTCCTGCACCCCAACCTCCGCGGCGCCACCCACCAGGCGGACCGCGTCACGGAGGCGCTGGCCGGGCTGGGGGCGAGGAGGGGCTGA
- a CDS encoding SDR family NAD(P)-dependent oxidoreductase yields MLLAGKTAIVTGAKRGLGLAIAERFAKEGATVVMSDVLDATAEAEEAGAFYLRADVSDEAEVRALIAHTVAEHGGVDILVNNAGIEFAKTILDTTVEEWDRLMSVNMRGVFLCSKHAVPVMAARGGGVIVNLASELGVVGDAGVAAYCASKGGVIQLTKATAIDHAKAGIRINALCPGPISTELLEDVFRSSPDPEAMRRDFEARTLLGRLGRPDEVASAALFLASDMSSNMTGANLILDGGWTTR; encoded by the coding sequence ATGCTGCTCGCCGGAAAGACCGCCATCGTCACCGGAGCCAAGCGCGGGCTCGGGCTCGCCATCGCGGAGCGGTTCGCCAAGGAGGGGGCGACCGTGGTCATGTCGGACGTCCTGGACGCGACGGCCGAGGCCGAGGAGGCAGGCGCGTTCTACCTCCGCGCGGACGTCAGCGACGAGGCCGAGGTCCGGGCGCTGATCGCCCACACCGTCGCGGAACACGGCGGGGTGGACATCCTGGTCAACAACGCCGGGATCGAATTCGCGAAGACCATCCTCGACACCACCGTCGAGGAGTGGGACCGGCTGATGTCGGTGAACATGCGCGGGGTGTTCCTCTGCTCCAAGCACGCCGTTCCGGTCATGGCCGCCCGGGGCGGCGGGGTCATCGTCAACCTGGCCTCCGAGCTCGGCGTGGTCGGTGACGCGGGCGTGGCGGCGTACTGCGCCTCCAAGGGCGGGGTGATCCAGCTGACGAAGGCCACCGCCATCGACCACGCGAAGGCGGGCATCCGGATCAACGCCCTGTGCCCGGGGCCGATTTCCACCGAGCTACTGGAGGACGTCTTCCGCTCCAGCCCGGATCCGGAGGCCATGCGCCGGGACTTCGAGGCCCGCACCCTCCTCGGGCGGCTCGGCCGACCGGACGAGGTCGCCTCGGCGGCGCTCTTCCTGGCCTCGGACATGTCCTCGAACATGACCGGCGCCAACCTGATCCTCGACGGCGGCTGGACCACCCGCTGA
- a CDS encoding serine hydrolase domain-containing protein, with protein MAVDVNGTVAAGWEPVREEFESFVAAEGISPEAQLAVHHRGRRVVDLWAGEDTGADTLSGIFSVTKGAAHLVVALLAQDGALDLDRPVRAYWPEFTGGGKERLTVRQLVAHQAGLINVDEGFGYEEMADDALIAARLAGQRPYWEPGTAYGYHAFVIGALTGEVVRRATGRRLQEVYEERIRAPFGLDLYMGLPEALGERWRPVLEMAPTPEQLAASAGEPAPPELLAVAFNFHRDPPMDLVAFANHPRVRALGPASGGGIGSARGVAGMYAAAISGLAGRPALLSPATAAEVARPHGAELGPDRVTADGDHFALGFERQPAVGPAAFGHQGASGGLGFADPETGVAYGYTRRRFAHPGGAAAENGPLTAAVLKAAREA; from the coding sequence ATGGCTGTGGACGTGAACGGAACGGTGGCGGCCGGCTGGGAGCCGGTGCGCGAGGAGTTCGAGAGCTTCGTGGCGGCCGAAGGGATCTCGCCCGAGGCGCAGTTGGCCGTCCACCACCGGGGGCGGCGCGTGGTCGACCTGTGGGCGGGCGAGGACACCGGTGCGGACACCCTGAGCGGGATCTTCTCGGTCACCAAGGGCGCGGCCCACCTGGTGGTGGCGCTGCTCGCGCAGGACGGCGCCCTGGACCTGGACCGGCCGGTACGGGCGTACTGGCCGGAGTTCACCGGGGGCGGCAAGGAGCGGCTGACGGTGCGGCAGCTGGTCGCGCACCAGGCCGGGCTGATCAATGTCGACGAGGGCTTCGGCTACGAGGAGATGGCCGACGACGCGCTGATCGCGGCGCGGCTGGCCGGGCAGCGGCCGTACTGGGAGCCGGGGACGGCGTACGGCTACCACGCCTTCGTGATCGGCGCGCTGACCGGCGAGGTGGTGCGCCGGGCGACGGGGCGCCGACTGCAGGAGGTGTACGAGGAGCGGATCCGCGCACCGTTCGGGCTGGACCTGTACATGGGGCTGCCCGAGGCGCTCGGGGAGCGCTGGCGGCCGGTCCTGGAGATGGCCCCGACGCCCGAGCAGTTGGCCGCGAGCGCCGGGGAACCGGCCCCGCCGGAGCTGCTGGCGGTGGCGTTCAACTTCCACCGCGATCCGCCGATGGACCTGGTCGCCTTCGCCAACCACCCCCGCGTACGGGCCCTCGGCCCGGCCTCGGGCGGCGGGATCGGCTCCGCCCGGGGCGTCGCGGGGATGTACGCGGCGGCGATCTCCGGGCTGGCGGGCCGGCCCGCGCTGCTGAGCCCGGCGACGGCCGCCGAGGTGGCCCGGCCGCACGGGGCGGAGCTGGGCCCGGACCGGGTGACGGCGGACGGCGACCACTTCGCGCTGGGCTTCGAACGCCAGCCGGCGGTCGGCCCGGCCGCCTTCGGCCACCAGGGCGCATCGGGCGGCCTGGGCTTCGCCGACCCGGAGACGGGCGTGGCGTACGGGTACACCCGCCGCCGTTTCGCCCACCCGGGCGGGGCGGCCGCGGAGAACGGCCCCCTGACGGCGGCGGTCCTGAAGGCGGCGCGGGAGGCCTAA
- a CDS encoding TetR/AcrR family transcriptional regulator yields MSSSSPQQRRGNTRQRIQDVALELFAEQGYEKTSLREIAERLEVTKAALYYHFKTKEDIIISLFEDLTRPIDELIQWAEEQPRTLEMKREVLRRYSEAMAGGASLYRFMQENQASLRELSIGETVKKRLFALVELLRTGQEDAPLTDQVRCVSALFTLHAGMMFLQHVEGDPEETRQAALEVATDLITQAHQHL; encoded by the coding sequence ATGTCCAGCAGCAGTCCGCAGCAGCGTCGCGGCAACACGCGGCAGCGCATCCAGGACGTCGCTCTGGAGCTCTTCGCCGAGCAGGGGTACGAGAAGACTTCGCTGCGCGAAATCGCGGAGCGACTGGAGGTCACGAAGGCGGCGCTGTACTACCACTTCAAGACCAAGGAAGACATCATCATCAGCCTGTTCGAGGACCTGACCAGGCCCATCGACGAGCTGATCCAGTGGGCGGAGGAGCAGCCGCGCACGCTGGAGATGAAGCGCGAGGTGCTGCGCCGCTACAGCGAGGCGATGGCCGGCGGCGCCTCGCTGTACCGCTTCATGCAGGAGAACCAGGCCTCCCTGCGGGAGCTGAGCATCGGCGAGACGGTCAAGAAGCGGCTCTTCGCGCTGGTGGAGCTGTTGCGCACGGGTCAGGAGGACGCCCCCCTGACCGACCAGGTCCGGTGCGTGAGCGCCCTGTTCACCCTGCACGCCGGAATGATGTTCCTCCAGCACGTCGAGGGCGACCCGGAGGAGACCCGCCAGGCCGCCCTGGAGGTCGCCACGGACCTGATCACCCAGGCCCACCAGCACCTGTAG
- a CDS encoding MDR family MFS transporter — translation MVEMTKTAETSEEVKPRSVRVVLMALMIAMLLAMLDNMIIGTAMPTIVGELGGLEHLSWVVTAYTLATAASTPIWGKIGDMYGRKGSFLTSIVIFLIGSALSGMAQDMGQLIGFRAIQGLGAGGLMVGVMAIIGDLIPPRERGKYQGMMAGVMALAMIGGPLVGGTITDHMGWRWSFYINLPLGIVALAMVTAVLHLPKKKTQGKIDYLGAALLTIAITSTVLVTTWGGTEYAWGSAEIIGLIVVGIVSIAGFIYAETKAAEPVMPLHIFRSRNFTLMSVIGFLVGFAMFGGVLYLPLFQQSVQGASATNSGLLLLPMLLSMMVVSLVAGRVTTNSGKYKIFPIIGGALMVVGLFLLATMDTETSRLMSGVYMAVLGAGLGFLMQITMLVAQNSVDMKDMGVASSSATLFRTLGGSFGVALMGSLFTSQVTSTMTDRLGPAAAVKAGSAQLDAASLAKLPEVVRDAYQHAVAAGTHSAFLLGAGIAVLGFVAAWFVKEVPLRGAGPAGASGGGAEKDAPAAQAASLAH, via the coding sequence ATGGTGGAGATGACGAAAACGGCGGAGACCTCGGAGGAGGTGAAGCCGCGCAGCGTACGGGTCGTCCTGATGGCCCTCATGATCGCGATGCTGCTGGCCATGCTCGACAACATGATCATCGGCACCGCCATGCCCACGATCGTCGGCGAGCTCGGCGGCCTGGAACACCTCTCCTGGGTGGTCACCGCGTACACGCTGGCCACCGCGGCCTCCACCCCCATCTGGGGCAAGATCGGCGACATGTACGGGCGGAAGGGCTCCTTCCTCACCTCGATCGTCATCTTCCTGATCGGCTCGGCGCTCAGCGGCATGGCCCAGGACATGGGCCAGCTCATCGGCTTCCGCGCGATCCAGGGCCTCGGCGCCGGCGGTCTGATGGTCGGCGTCATGGCGATCATCGGCGACCTGATCCCGCCCCGTGAGCGCGGCAAGTACCAGGGCATGATGGCCGGCGTGATGGCCCTCGCCATGATCGGCGGACCGCTGGTCGGCGGCACCATCACCGACCACATGGGCTGGCGCTGGTCCTTCTACATCAACCTGCCGCTCGGCATCGTGGCCCTCGCCATGGTGACCGCAGTGCTGCACCTCCCCAAGAAGAAGACGCAGGGGAAGATCGACTACCTCGGCGCGGCGCTGCTGACCATCGCGATCACCTCCACCGTCCTCGTCACCACCTGGGGCGGCACCGAGTACGCCTGGGGCTCCGCCGAGATCATCGGCCTGATCGTCGTCGGCATCGTCTCCATCGCCGGCTTCATCTACGCCGAGACCAAGGCCGCCGAGCCGGTCATGCCGCTGCACATCTTCCGCAGCCGCAACTTCACCCTCATGTCCGTGATCGGCTTCCTGGTCGGCTTCGCGATGTTCGGCGGCGTGCTCTACCTGCCGCTCTTCCAGCAGTCGGTCCAGGGCGCCTCGGCCACCAACTCCGGCCTGCTGCTCCTGCCGATGCTGCTCTCGATGATGGTCGTCTCGCTGGTCGCGGGCCGGGTCACCACCAACAGCGGCAAGTACAAGATCTTCCCGATCATCGGCGGCGCGCTCATGGTCGTCGGGCTCTTCCTGCTCGCCACCATGGACACGGAGACCAGCCGCCTGATGTCCGGCGTGTACATGGCCGTCCTCGGCGCCGGTCTCGGCTTCCTGATGCAGATCACCATGCTGGTCGCGCAGAACAGCGTCGACATGAAGGACATGGGCGTCGCCTCCTCCTCGGCGACCCTCTTCCGTACCCTCGGCGGCTCCTTCGGCGTGGCCCTCATGGGCTCCCTCTTCACCAGCCAGGTCACCAGCACCATGACCGACCGCCTCGGCCCCGCGGCCGCCGTCAAGGCCGGCTCGGCCCAACTGGACGCGGCGAGCCTGGCGAAGCTCCCCGAGGTCGTCCGCGACGCCTACCAGCACGCGGTGGCCGCCGGTACGCACTCCGCGTTCCTCCTCGGTGCGGGGATCGCCGTACTGGGCTTCGTGGCCGCCTGGTTCGTCAAGGAGGTCCCGCTGCGGGGCGCGGGTCCCGCCGGTGCCTCTGGTGGTGGCGCGGAGAAGGACGCCCCTGCTGCGCAGGCGGCTTCGCTCGCGCACTGA
- a CDS encoding polysaccharide deacetylase family protein: MARTHMKDVRARVAVGAAAAAVAATIWGVTTVVDPGHDTRHQNVSRQSDDPAKGGDTADPAAPGNPVGKVPDGIAHASESGGDAVNITIDDGPDPTWTPKVLAVLKKYDVKATFCMIGPQAKDHPDLVKKVVADGHRLCDHTMDHNTAMDHKPFAYQQQQILDAKKMIEEAAGGGAKVQYYRAPGGAFTPESRALAAANGMRPLGWNIDSKDFSKPGAAAIVNTVKSELGNGPTVLFHDGGGNRAQTVDALDQVLAWLKDQGRPTGFPVVTGPSA, translated from the coding sequence ATGGCGCGCACACACATGAAGGACGTACGGGCCCGGGTCGCCGTCGGCGCGGCCGCCGCGGCGGTGGCCGCCACGATCTGGGGAGTGACGACGGTCGTCGACCCGGGCCACGACACCCGCCACCAGAACGTCTCCCGGCAGTCGGACGATCCCGCGAAGGGCGGCGACACCGCCGACCCCGCGGCGCCCGGAAACCCGGTGGGGAAGGTCCCCGACGGCATAGCCCACGCGTCGGAGAGCGGCGGCGACGCGGTCAACATCACCATCGACGACGGCCCCGACCCCACGTGGACCCCGAAGGTGCTCGCCGTACTGAAGAAGTACGACGTGAAGGCCACCTTCTGCATGATCGGCCCGCAGGCCAAGGACCACCCGGACCTGGTCAAGAAGGTGGTCGCGGACGGCCACCGGCTCTGCGACCACACCATGGACCACAACACGGCGATGGACCACAAGCCCTTCGCGTACCAGCAGCAGCAGATCCTCGACGCGAAGAAGATGATCGAGGAGGCCGCGGGCGGCGGGGCCAAGGTGCAGTACTACCGGGCCCCCGGCGGCGCGTTCACCCCCGAGAGCCGGGCCCTGGCCGCCGCCAACGGCATGCGGCCGCTCGGCTGGAACATCGACAGCAAGGACTTCAGCAAGCCGGGCGCCGCAGCCATCGTCAACACCGTCAAGTCCGAGCTGGGCAACGGCCCGACGGTCCTCTTCCACGACGGCGGCGGAAACCGCGCGCAGACCGTCGACGCCCTCGACCAGGTCCTGGCCTGGCTGAAGGACCAGGGCCGGCCCACCGGTTTCCCGGTGGTCACCGGCCCCAGCGCCTGA
- a CDS encoding alpha/beta hydrolase yields the protein MTWQHLKDLKLIEFEQAADGWGDVGSRAYAAKERVENEMLGKLRNSQQGATADAALGDLARLARNYQYIHAECGLIRTALNGFASDVAEPRSRLNSALHDADALGFTVHQDGSVSYPPIAGPPTSPSAKLPEGGTAAAPKGPALFPGPSGGPLLPSQQGPLFPGGNHGSFLETNPNKAKAEAIADHIASAVRAAAEIDTRYRTVLSELKAERGLKVDDAVWADAAKDLQHTRDAAGSYLKDSDIPHGKSPAENTAWWNGLDQERRDEYVSLYPASVGALDGIPSEIRDTANRVVLAETHGTVQTDLAALRAKEPPRYEPYISPITGREVKGAQIESKAWKDWNDKQKELDGRLKGMDQIQQRLTSPKPGLPEGYLLGFDNSKLGKAIVSIGNPDTADNVVTYVPGTGAKLSNIGGDIGRAEDLQRAAAFSDPSHQTASLLWLGYDAPQSILTDATSDSYANDAKDPLGRFLTGIDTAHTGGPVNSTVLGHSYGTLVAGQALAAHPDLPVDNVIFVGSPGVGVDHAKDLGIPPDHVWAATAENDPINLAPSTSEVIGALNPILNPGGFLDLIDDHTILYGTDPTTDNFGGRTFDVPPGKELGLNGAPAHSQYWEPKPLGNLADIVTGIKK from the coding sequence ATGACCTGGCAGCACCTCAAGGACCTCAAGCTCATAGAGTTCGAGCAGGCCGCCGACGGCTGGGGCGATGTCGGCAGCCGCGCCTACGCGGCCAAGGAGCGCGTCGAGAACGAGATGCTCGGCAAGCTCCGCAACAGCCAGCAGGGCGCGACGGCCGACGCCGCCCTGGGCGACCTGGCCCGGCTGGCCCGCAACTACCAGTACATACACGCCGAGTGCGGTCTCATCCGTACCGCTCTGAACGGCTTCGCCAGCGACGTGGCCGAACCGCGCAGCCGCCTGAACTCCGCCCTCCATGACGCCGACGCCCTCGGCTTCACCGTGCACCAGGACGGCTCGGTGTCCTACCCGCCGATCGCCGGACCCCCGACCAGCCCGTCCGCGAAGCTTCCCGAGGGGGGCACGGCTGCCGCCCCGAAGGGCCCCGCACTGTTCCCCGGTCCGAGCGGCGGGCCGCTGCTGCCGAGCCAGCAGGGGCCGCTGTTCCCCGGCGGCAACCACGGGTCGTTCCTGGAGACCAACCCGAACAAGGCCAAGGCCGAGGCCATCGCGGACCACATCGCCTCCGCCGTCCGCGCGGCGGCGGAGATAGACACCCGCTACCGCACGGTCCTCTCCGAGCTCAAGGCCGAACGCGGCCTGAAGGTCGACGACGCCGTCTGGGCAGACGCGGCCAAGGACCTCCAGCACACCCGCGACGCGGCCGGTTCGTACCTCAAGGACTCGGACATCCCGCACGGCAAGTCCCCCGCCGAGAACACCGCCTGGTGGAACGGCCTCGACCAGGAGCGGCGCGACGAGTACGTCTCGCTCTACCCGGCGAGCGTCGGCGCCCTGGACGGCATCCCCTCGGAGATCCGCGACACGGCGAACCGCGTGGTCCTCGCCGAGACCCACGGCACGGTCCAGACGGACCTGGCCGCGCTGCGCGCGAAGGAACCGCCGCGCTACGAGCCCTACATCAGCCCGATCACCGGCCGCGAGGTCAAGGGCGCGCAGATCGAGTCCAAGGCCTGGAAGGACTGGAACGACAAGCAGAAGGAGCTGGACGGCCGCCTGAAGGGCATGGACCAGATCCAGCAGCGGCTGACCTCCCCCAAGCCCGGCCTACCCGAGGGCTACCTGCTGGGCTTCGACAACAGCAAGCTCGGCAAGGCCATCGTCTCCATCGGCAACCCGGACACCGCGGACAACGTGGTGACGTACGTACCGGGGACGGGGGCGAAGCTGTCGAACATCGGCGGGGACATCGGACGGGCCGAGGACCTCCAGAGGGCCGCGGCCTTCTCGGATCCCTCCCACCAGACCGCCTCGCTCCTCTGGCTCGGCTACGACGCCCCTCAGAGCATCCTCACGGACGCCACGAGCGACAGCTACGCCAACGACGCGAAGGATCCGCTCGGCCGGTTCCTCACCGGAATCGACACCGCGCACACCGGCGGACCGGTGAACTCCACCGTCCTGGGCCACAGCTACGGCACCCTCGTCGCCGGGCAGGCGCTGGCCGCTCACCCCGACCTCCCCGTGGACAACGTCATCTTCGTGGGCAGCCCGGGCGTCGGTGTGGACCACGCCAAGGACCTGGGCATCCCTCCGGACCACGTGTGGGCGGCGACCGCCGAAAACGACCCCATCAACCTGGCGCCCTCCACGAGCGAGGTCATCGGCGCGCTGAACCCGATTCTGAACCCGGGGGGCTTCCTCGACCTCATAGACGACCACACGATCCTCTACGGGACCGACCCGACCACGGACAACTTCGGCGGGCGGACGTTCGACGTTCCGCCGGGCAAGGAGCTCGGGTTGAACGGCGCCCCGGCGCACTCCCAGTACTGGGAGCCCAAACCGCTCGGAAACCTGGCGGACATCGTGACAGGGATAAAGAAATGA
- a CDS encoding DUF1992 domain-containing protein, giving the protein MTDRKPPGVSFESFVDRQIRQAAERGEFEELPGFGKPLASLDAPYDELWWIKGKLHGEGFAVLPPALALRKEAEDAREAVRAARTERQVREILTEVNDKIRAALRRPPQGPPLNLTEFDVEAVLAEWREERDGRDRP; this is encoded by the coding sequence GTGACCGATCGCAAACCGCCCGGCGTCAGCTTCGAGTCCTTCGTGGACCGGCAGATCAGGCAGGCCGCCGAGCGCGGTGAGTTCGAGGAGCTGCCCGGCTTCGGCAAGCCGCTGGCCTCGCTCGACGCCCCGTACGACGAACTGTGGTGGATCAAGGGAAAGCTCCACGGCGAGGGCTTCGCGGTCCTCCCGCCGGCGCTCGCGCTCCGCAAGGAGGCCGAGGACGCGCGGGAGGCGGTCCGGGCGGCCCGCACCGAGCGCCAGGTCCGCGAGATCCTGACGGAGGTCAACGACAAGATCCGGGCGGCCCTGCGCAGGCCGCCGCAGGGACCGCCGCTGAACCTCACGGAGTTCGATGTCGAGGCCGTGCTGGCGGAGTGGCGCGAGGAGCGGGACGGGCGGGACAGGCCCTAG